The Metallibacterium scheffleri DNA window CTCCTAGATGCGGCGGCCCAGGTCGGGTGGCGAAATATCGCACGAGAAGACGTACCTGGACGGCTTCCGAGCAAGCTCCTGCGCGCTGAGATTGAGGAGTTGCTTGCGCGCCATTCGAGCCTCAGGAATGCCATGGATCTGCGAGCCCACGACTTGACACAATCGCAGACGGTGCTGCAGGCGATTGACGAAGAGGAAGCGGCGCTCCCAGATGCTACTGAGTACCCCGCGTTGGCTGCTGCGCTGAAGCCGGCACAGTCCCTTAACCCTGATGAGCGCAACGATGAACTCGTCGGGGAGGTAGCTGCCGCAACACGCAAACTCAACGAGGCGCTATCGGATCTTGCGCCGTGGAGCGGCGATGCTGCGGCTCTTGCCTCAATGCGACTCCCTGAAATTGCCGAGATACAGCGACTGCTGGATACCCGCAAGCGACTCGAAGCAGAGTTAGACAAAGTGCAGCAGGGTATCGATGATCGGCAGCTCTCCCTGGCAGGACTGGACACCGAACTGATACAGGAGCGGCGCGATCACCGTATCGCGACGGCTAAAGAGTTGTCTATTGCGCGCCAGCAGCGTGATGCCACCTTCGGCCGGATCGTTGTCGGCGAGTTGACCCCTGCATCCGCCGCGACAATGTACGGCAAAGAAGTGGAGGCAGCTGACGTCTTGGCCGATCGACGCTACGAGGACGCCGAAGACACGGCGAGGGTCCAGGCGCTTGCCAATCAGTCTGAGAAACTGCGCGCCGAGATCGATCGGCTCATGGAACAGGGCGGACGCTGTGCACGGCAGTTGGCAGACCTGCTAAGTGACTGGGAAGCCCGTGGCTCGGAGCTAGGTTTGGCCGAGATCTCACTGGACCGCGTCACCTCCTGGACACAGCAGCGCACCGTGGCCCTGACCGTCGCTAGTGAACTGGAGGTATCCCGCGGTCGCGCAGCGACGTTCGCCACACGCGCGGAGGATTGCGCGGCCGCCCTGCGCGCTGAGCTGGGGAAGACAGGCGCCTCGGTCCCACAGGCGAGCGACCTGCCCGGGCTGATTACCCTAGCGGCCGACGTCCTGAACGCCCAGGTACAGAACCGTACCCGCCGCGACTCTGTCGACAAACGACGGCGCGATAGCCGTGCCAAACATCTAGTTGCGCAGAGCGAGGCTCAGCGGACTCGAAAGGACATGGACGGTTGGAAACTGGAATGGGAAACGAAGCTTGCCGAAGCCAAACTTCCAGCTAGTTCCAGCCAGGTGGCTGTATCGAAGGCCATGGATCTATTCCGCACGATGGACAGTCATCTGGAGAAGATCCGCGACCTGAAACAGGGACGTATCGGCCCGATGCGCCGCGACATCGGCCAGTTCGATGCCGGGGTAGCAGCTCTAGTCGCAGCCTGCGCCACAGATCTCGTTCAAAAGTCATCTACAGACGCGGCCGTCGAACTGGCCGCAAGGCTCGCCAAAGCCCTAGCTGATGGCGCTGAACATGAGCGCTTGAGCGGTGCGATCGCGACTGCCAAATCCAGTTTAGAAGAATCCACTCGAAAGTGCGTCCTTGCACAAGCGAAGCTAAAGCCATTGTTCGATCAAGTGGCCGTGTTCGAAATTGAGGCCTTGCGCAAGGCTATTGAGAAATCTGACAGCGCTCTCGCGCTGGACCGGGAGGTGCACGAATACCGTTCGGCCGCGATCGCCGGTGGCGGCGGTATGGCGTTGGAAAATCTTGAAGAGGAGGTGGCCGGCGTTGATCTCGCACAACTGGAGACGCAGCTTGATACGGCCAAGCGTCAGTTCGCCGACGTCACCGAGGAGAGGGATGATCGCCTACAGCATCGCGCGTTGGCCCATGCCGATTATTCAAGGATCGCGGGTACTGACGAAGCTGCGAAGGCCGAAGCACGAAGGCAGGCGGCGCTGGCGGAGATGGGCGCTGCGGCTGACGAGTACATCCGCGTCTGGGCCGGCTCCCGCTTGCTTAAGTGGGCGCTTGAGCGTTACCGCGAGGAAAAGCAGGGACCGCTGCTGGTCACCGCTAGCCAGTTCTTCTCGCACCTAACCAACGGCCATCATGCCAAGCTGCTCGTCGACCCGGGCGACACCCTGCGCCTAATTTCACGCAAGGCGGACGGCTCGAAGGTCGGCGTCGAGGGTATGAGTGACGGCACGAGCGACCAGCTTTACCTTGCGCTACGGCTCGCGGCGTTAGAGCTGCATATGGAAAGCGGCACGACGTTACCCGTCATTGCTGACGATCTCTTGATCAACTGCGACGACGAGCGGGCCGCGTCCAGCCTGAAGGCCTTTGCGCGTCTCGGGGCAAAGACTCAGGTGCTCTACTTCACGCACCACAAGCACCTAATCGATATTGCCCGGCGCGCTTCGGATAACCGGGTCAACGTCGTCGAGATCGGATAACAGGCCAAAGGCGCCATCTTGAGACGGTGGCCATCCCGCGCGAGCCGGTGTCGTTTAGCAAGAGCGTCGATCCAAGGGTAAGCGCTCGGCCACTGCACCTGTTATCTGACGGAGTTGCTGTTGCACGCTCGCGTGGGATCACGACGAGGTGCAGCGATGGCGGCGAGCGAGGCGGCGCGGCGGTGGGCGGTGCATGTGCAGCGGTGGCGTGAGAGTGGTCTGACGCATGGTTTGGATGGGTGATTCTCTGCTTCAAAAGCGCGCATCAATCAACCGCTTTCCTCGACACGGATCCGCTCCTCGACCAGGCACTGCACGAATGCATCGCGCGCTGCGGCGTAGTCCAAGCTGGCAGGCCCGTGTTGGAGCGCGGCCTGATGCAGAACCCGAAGGATCTGATCCAGCCGGGTTCCCTCGATACCGATCACATCGAGGTAGGACCGCACCCGACATGGCGTGTGAACGATTCGTTCGACCATCGCAGGATCGTCCATGAACATCCGCAGCCGCTCGTCCCGGAGTATGAAGTCCGCCAGTGCTCCGAGTGCGGTGCGAGGCACCATGGGATCGCACGCCCAGCGGAAGCTTCTGCACCAGTCCGCGACTTCGGCGCGCGGCATCGGGCGCGAGAGAGCATACCCCTGACCCAGATCCGCGCCGAGAATCATCGCCGCTTCCACCAGGCCCGGAGTCTCCATCCCCTCCACGACGACCTTGACGCCGAGATCGTGTCCCAGCCGCGTCAACTGGTTCACGAAGCGCAGCGTCCGCAGCGGTTGCCGCGCGATCTGGCGCACCAGCGTCTGGTCGATCTTGACGCGATCAAAGGAAAGGTGGCGCAGCCGGCTCAACGTGCTGTAGCCCGAGCCCAGATCGTCCTCGGCAAGCTGGACGCCCAGCGCCTTGAGCGCCAGCAGGCCGGACTCGGCCTGCGGACTCTCTTCCAGCCACTCCGACTCGAGGATTTCGAGGACCAAGGTTTCGGCTGGACAGGGATATCGCTCCAGCGCCTCCCGGGTGATGCCCACATAGCGCCGGTCGAGCAGTGCGCGCGACGGGAGGTTGACGGCGATACCCAGCGGCAGCCCATCGGCGTCCCACTCCCGGCGCGCCGCGAGCGCCTGCGCCAGCCCCTGGCGATACAGGATCAGCAGGTCGTCCTCGCCGAATGCCGACAGGAAACGGGCCGGCAGGATCAGACCGTCGTCCTCGCGGATGCGGGCCAGCGCCTCGACCTCGACCGCCTGGCCCTGACGCAGATCGATCACCGGCTGGTAGTACATCACCAGGTCATCGGTCGCCAGCTTGGCGCGCCAGCGGTCACGCAGAAGGTAGGGGACCGCCTCGACACCCTCGAGCTTGGGCAGCAACCGCGCCAAGGCAAGATCCAGCAGGCTCTGCACGTGCAGCAGGAACGCCTGCTGACCCGCGCTGGAGAAGCCGCCCACGAACGGCGAGTACAGGGTCAGCACAGTTTCGGTGGTGCCCTGCGGCATGCGCAGCGGGAGGGCTGCATTGGACCGAATGCCCATGCCCAGCGCCACCTCGCGCCACGTGATCGTGACCGGATCGGTGGCATAGTTGAGCGTGCGCTGGATCTCGCCACTGCGCCAGGCACGGCCCATCGCCACGCCGCCCTCCACGCGATCGGCCTCGGCCCGAATATCCGGGGGCACGCCGCGCTCAACCGCTCGCAGATAGTCGACGAAGGCCTCGCTGCCGGCCACCGCCTCAAACTGAAACCGGCCACTTGCATCCGGTCGCCCGATCGCGCACCCGGCGACTTCGTCGAGGGTGAGCAGGGTATCGGCCACACGCTGGATCAGTTCGAGGTAGCGATCCGCTGACCAGGCGATGGTGCTGATGCGTACGAGAATGCCATCGCGGGCGAGCTGGGCCGCACGCGACCCTTCCAACTGCCACTGGTAATCGAGTGCGAGGCGTCGGTGCATGACCAGCAGCGTGCGTCGGTCGCGACGGGTCAGCGGCGCCAGTTGTTCATCGAGCTGTGCGCGCAAGAGCGCGACGCTCTCGGCAACCCAGGCGTCTTCGATGCCGGCCATGCCATGGATGCGGCCCGCGCGGGTTGCCGCCTGGCGATGGCCATCTTCGCTGAGCGCCGGATCGAGCAGCAGCGTCAGGTGCTCGCGCTGTTTGGCCTTCAGGTGCTCGAACTCCTGCGTGGTGAGCGCGTCCAGGATCTGCGCGGGTCCTGCGTGCTCAGCCAGACGGGCATAGAACGCATCGACGAAGGACTCGGCCCACTCGTGGTGGATGGACTGGATCGGCCCGAGCATGCGCTGTGCCAGCGGTCCATAGGGCAGCAATTCGCTGATGTCGACTTCGACGGGCGACAAGGCAGCCGGCGGCTGCTCAGACACGGGAAAGCTCCACCACTGTGCGCGGGGGGGCTTCTGCGACTTGATCCGATACAGGGCTTGATCGGCCAGGCGCAGCAAGTGACCCGTGTCGGCGCCCTCGTGCAGCGGATAGACCACGATGCCCAGGCTGGCGTGCAGACCCGTGGAGTAGGTGCCGATCACCATGGGCTCGGCCAAGCGCACCCGCATCCGCTCCAGCAGCGGCGTCAGATCGTCGAGGCTCGCGACGTCCTCGAGCACGACGACGAACTCGTCGCCGCCCAGACGGGCGACATAATCGTGGTCGCGCAGGGCGCCTTTCAGGCGCTTGGCCACGTCGATCAAAACCTGATCCCCGGCTTCGTGGCCGAAGCGATCATTGATCGGCTTGAAATCGTCGAGGTCGAGCATGCCGACCGCGAGCAGCAGGCGATGGCGCCGCGCGCGTGCCAGCGCGCCCTCCAGATGATGCTCCAGCGCGCGCCGGTTGGGCAGTTCGGTCAGCGGGTCGTGCAGCGCCAAGTGCTCCTGGCGCTCGTGCTCGAACACCAGTGCCTGCTGCTGATGGAACTGGCGCAGCGCAAGACCCGCCGCCTCGGCAATCTCACCGATGAGGACGCGAAGCTCCGCGGTGAAGGTATCGGGATCGCTTACAACAACCGCGAACACGGCCTCGGGCTCCGCATCCGGCGTGTCGAAGACGGGCCATGCGCCCACCGCGCCGACCCCCTCGAGCACCGCGCCGCGCCATTGCGCCGGAATGGACGCATCGCGCGCGGGATGCACCCGGATCACCGCGGTCCGCGCACTGAAGGCCAGGGTGACCGTGGCACTGGTCGTCCCCTGCGGCTGCTTGGGGGGCAGCGGCAAGACACGGGCCGCTTCAGCCAAAGGCCCCATCAGCATGACGCGACGCAGCGTCGGACCTGGATCGCCTGCGCTGAACACATCGACCGCATCGGCGCCGGCATGGCGCACCAGCGCCTCGGCCAACACCCGATAGATCGACAGCGGGTCGGGCTGCTTCAGCAGCGCGGCCTGGATCTCGCGCTGGGCAGCCTGATAGCGCACCAGCCGGTCCTGTCGATGGAGCAGATCCTGGTGGTTCCAGAAAGCAGCCAGCTCCCGCGCGAGACGCTGGGTCCAATCGAGCAGATCGGGGGTGAAGTGCTCCGTCTCCGACGCATAGACGGACAGCGCCACGTGTCCTCCGTCCTGCGTTCGTGCCGCGGCGACGATGCTGGAGCCAAGCCCGCAGCGCCGCGCCCGATCCGCCCAGGGCGCGAACAGCGGATCGCTAAACGCAGTGAGCAATGCCTCGCCCGTGCGCAGCGCCCGCCCCATCGGCCCTTGCCCTTCGGGTCGTGCGGGATCGGCGGTGAGGGCTAGCGTCGTGACGTAATCGCACGCCGGTCCCGCAACCCCGACGACCTGCACCCAGAGGGCCTCCGGTTCGAGCCGGCCGACCCATACCAGCGGCAGGCCCATGATGTCCGCCAGCGTCGAGGCGACCTGCCCCATCACATCCGATCGCTCACGCGGTGCGTCGGCGTGGAGCAGCGGCAGCGTTTCGGCCACGCTGCGGTAAAACTGGTCGCGCGTCTGCCGACCGGTCTCGGCGCGCTGGCGCTCGATGAAATGGCCAATCAATGCCGCGATCGATTCGGCCAGGCCGATCTCGTCCGCGGCAAACGGCGTCGCGCGTGCCCGGGTGTCGCTGAAGCTCAGGGAGCCGAAGACGGCGCATCCACCACGATCGGCGTACCAATGTACGCCTCCAGCTGCAGCCCGCCATAGGCCGGATGGCTGCGCATCGGCTCGATCGCGTCGGTCCCGGCATGGGTCAGCGTCTGGCGCGAGGTGACGACCGCCGCGCACCAAGTATCGCCCAGTGGATAGCGATGGCCCGGCTGGATCTCGATCAACGGCGAGTGTCGGTCGAGCACCTCGTAATCGTCGCCCGGATCCGGCCCACGATGCCGGTCGAAAGCCCGAGTACCCGACAGCCGACGTCCAGGCATGCGGCCATGAAGGCATCCCGATTGTCGAAGTGCTCCACCAGCAGGCGGTGCAGCGCCGACAGGCCCCCATGCAGCGCAGCATCAACAGGGGATTGGGGGGCGAGGCATCCGTGGATACTCCCAGAAGTGATCGCACCATCAGGCGGCTTCAAGTCCAGAGTACAAAAATTCACCGGCGATCGCCCGAGCACATGCGCGAGCGCTTCGTTGCGCGCCGGGTATGGATACCGCCTCATGGAATCGGCGCGAGCATGCGATCGCATCGAGATCAGCGGTCAGTGCGCCAGAACGATCGATTCTCGTCGATCACATCCACTACGGCGTTGCCGCCGCCCACAGGCCTGACAACTGCTCCGCCTGCTCCAGCACGGTTTTGCGTGGCCTTCTCCTGCATGTCGGGCGGGTAGCCGTACCGGCGCAGGATGCGTTTGACCAGCACGCGCAGGTTGGCGCGCACGGTCTCGCGCCGGGTCCAGTCGATGGTGACGTTGGCGCGCACGATCCTGACCAGCTCGCGGGCGATCAGGCGCAGGTTGTCGTCGCCGAGCACCTTGACCGCGCTGTCGTTGGTTTCCAGCGCGTCGTAGAAGGCGACCTCGTCCTCGGTCAGCCCCAGCTGCTCGCCGCGCTGGCCGGCGGCGCGCACGTCCTTGGCGATTTGAATCAGCTCCTCGATCACCCTGGCCGTCTCGATGGCGCGGTTGTGATAGCGGCGCAGGGTCTGTTCCAGCATCTCGGTGAACGACCGTCCCTGCACCACGTTGCGCCTGGCGCGGCTGCGGATCTCGCCCTTGATCAGCTTCTGCAGCAGCTCCACGGCCAGGTTGCGCTGCGGCATGTCGCGCACCTCGGCGAGGAAGTCGTCGGAGAGGATGGAGATATCCGGCTTCTTCAGCCCCGCCGCCGCGAAGATGTCGACGATCGCGTC harbors:
- a CDS encoding YhaN family protein, yielding MRIRRLDLTRYGKFTNQSLDLPRGESDFHLIYGSNEAGKSTIRSAVVDLLYGINRTSPFNFVHEYSEMCIGALVETNGGSLDFRRLKRNKGSLVDPGGKPLPDNVLVPFLGGTDQDFFLRMFALDHQNMVSGGRDILNSSGDLGQMLFQAAAGLGSLQAIKEKLEAEAEGLWGPRAKESRAYYQALGRMDEAKSRLHEVRVTSLKWTTARRALDTADGELAAAEGRRGELQSLCNRFERVQRVSPLLAQLHDAQKRIDAMGPVIRLPVDAAATLAATEIVIQTADAQVQIHRKTGEDATRDQANFAPNAPIVAHDAEIRRLAGLVASVQLAERDIPKREGEVTEQEQLLLDAAAQVGWRNIAREDVPGRLPSKLLRAEIEELLARHSSLRNAMDLRAHDLTQSQTVLQAIDEEEAALPDATEYPALAAALKPAQSLNPDERNDELVGEVAAATRKLNEALSDLAPWSGDAAALASMRLPEIAEIQRLLDTRKRLEAELDKVQQGIDDRQLSLAGLDTELIQERRDHRIATAKELSIARQQRDATFGRIVVGELTPASAATMYGKEVEAADVLADRRYEDAEDTARVQALANQSEKLRAEIDRLMEQGGRCARQLADLLSDWEARGSELGLAEISLDRVTSWTQQRTVALTVASELEVSRGRAATFATRAEDCAAALRAELGKTGASVPQASDLPGLITLAADVLNAQVQNRTRRDSVDKRRRDSRAKHLVAQSEAQRTRKDMDGWKLEWETKLAEAKLPASSSQVAVSKAMDLFRTMDSHLEKIRDLKQGRIGPMRRDIGQFDAGVAALVAACATDLVQKSSTDAAVELAARLAKALADGAEHERLSGAIATAKSSLEESTRKCVLAQAKLKPLFDQVAVFEIEALRKAIEKSDSALALDREVHEYRSAAIAGGGGMALENLEEEVAGVDLAQLETQLDTAKRQFADVTEERDDRLQHRALAHADYSRIAGTDEAAKAEARRQAALAEMGAAADEYIRVWAGSRLLKWALERYREEKQGPLLVTASQFFSHLTNGHHAKLLVDPGDTLRLISRKADGSKVGVEGMSDGTSDQLYLALRLAALELHMESGTTLPVIADDLLINCDDERAASSLKAFARLGAKTQVLYFTHHKHLIDIARRASDNRVNVVEIG
- a CDS encoding EAL domain-containing protein — translated: MIGHFIERQRAETGRQTRDQFYRSVAETLPLLHADAPRERSDVMGQVASTLADIMGLPLVWVGRLEPEALWVQVVGVAGPACDYVTTLALTADPARPEGQGPMGRALRTGEALLTAFSDPLFAPWADRARRCGLGSSIVAAARTQDGGHVALSVYASETEHFTPDLLDWTQRLARELAAFWNHQDLLHRQDRLVRYQAAQREIQAALLKQPDPLSIYRVLAEALVRHAGADAVDVFSAGDPGPTLRRVMLMGPLAEAARVLPLPPKQPQGTTSATVTLAFSARTAVIRVHPARDASIPAQWRGAVLEGVGAVGAWPVFDTPDAEPEAVFAVVVSDPDTFTAELRVLIGEIAEAAGLALRQFHQQQALVFEHERQEHLALHDPLTELPNRRALEHHLEGALARARRHRLLLAVGMLDLDDFKPINDRFGHEAGDQVLIDVAKRLKGALRDHDYVARLGGDEFVVVLEDVASLDDLTPLLERMRVRLAEPMVIGTYSTGLHASLGIVVYPLHEGADTGHLLRLADQALYRIKSQKPPRAQWWSFPVSEQPPAALSPVEVDISELLPYGPLAQRMLGPIQSIHHEWAESFVDAFYARLAEHAGPAQILDALTTQEFEHLKAKQREHLTLLLDPALSEDGHRQAATRAGRIHGMAGIEDAWVAESVALLRAQLDEQLAPLTRRDRRTLLVMHRRLALDYQWQLEGSRAAQLARDGILVRISTIAWSADRYLELIQRVADTLLTLDEVAGCAIGRPDASGRFQFEAVAGSEAFVDYLRAVERGVPPDIRAEADRVEGGVAMGRAWRSGEIQRTLNYATDPVTITWREVALGMGIRSNAALPLRMPQGTTETVLTLYSPFVGGFSSAGQQAFLLHVQSLLDLALARLLPKLEGVEAVPYLLRDRWRAKLATDDLVMYYQPVIDLRQGQAVEVEALARIREDDGLILPARFLSAFGEDDLLILYRQGLAQALAARREWDADGLPLGIAVNLPSRALLDRRYVGITREALERYPCPAETLVLEILESEWLEESPQAESGLLALKALGVQLAEDDLGSGYSTLSRLRHLSFDRVKIDQTLVRQIARQPLRTLRFVNQLTRLGHDLGVKVVVEGMETPGLVEAAMILGADLGQGYALSRPMPRAEVADWCRSFRWACDPMVPRTALGALADFILRDERLRMFMDDPAMVERIVHTPCRVRSYLDVIGIEGTRLDQILRVLHQAALQHGPASLDYAAARDAFVQCLVEERIRVEESG